From Desulfuromonas soudanensis, the proteins below share one genomic window:
- a CDS encoding SLC13 family permease, whose product MDQIIFDKPLKIDRRPLWRILADRTLRYQVIAALFIVGAVLFCLSPPSGLSHQGYHALIVFGACVILWVSGLLPLAVTSLLAMAVIPLLGILETKKTYALFGNEAIFFILSAFILAAAMTGSGLSTRLARTMLVRFGRTPRSLVLTVFLLSTVLSFAMSEHAVAAMMFAVVLEIVRSLDLKKGQSNYGKFLFMSIGWGCVIGGIATFLGGARAPLAVGMLREATGLDFTFFEWTVAALPVVLPLLVIGFFLLGRFFPRDIDSIAPGITFLNRQRLEMGRMSYNEKIVAVIMLLTLFGWVFLGKRYGLANIAILAVAALFVFKVVTWQAIEEYVNWGVILMYGGAITLASALEKSGAARWLAEEGLAGWLHSPFMVVAIFSLLSLLLTECISNAAVIAILMPIGMSLQQSMGIDPRVMTLTIALPAGLAFCLPMGTPANAIVFSSGYLKTREMIVPGMIVMAIAWLLFLGSAWLVWPLIGLHI is encoded by the coding sequence ATGGACCAGATCATTTTCGACAAACCGCTCAAAATCGATCGTCGGCCGCTGTGGCGTATCCTCGCCGACCGGACGCTGCGCTACCAGGTGATCGCAGCCCTCTTCATCGTCGGGGCCGTCCTCTTCTGTCTCTCTCCGCCGTCGGGTCTCTCCCACCAGGGCTACCACGCCCTCATCGTCTTCGGCGCCTGCGTCATCCTCTGGGTCTCGGGGCTCCTCCCCCTGGCGGTGACCTCATTGCTGGCGATGGCGGTCATCCCCCTGCTGGGGATCTTGGAAACCAAGAAGACCTACGCCCTCTTCGGCAACGAGGCGATCTTTTTCATCCTCAGCGCCTTTATCCTGGCGGCGGCCATGACCGGGAGCGGTCTCTCTACGCGCCTGGCGCGGACGATGCTGGTCCGTTTCGGCCGTACCCCGAGGAGCCTTGTCCTGACGGTTTTTCTTCTTTCGACCGTCCTCTCCTTCGCCATGAGCGAACACGCCGTGGCGGCCATGATGTTCGCTGTGGTCCTGGAGATCGTGCGCAGTCTCGATCTCAAAAAAGGCCAGAGCAACTACGGCAAGTTCCTCTTCATGTCTATCGGCTGGGGGTGCGTGATCGGCGGCATTGCCACCTTCCTCGGCGGGGCGCGGGCGCCGTTGGCGGTGGGGATGCTGCGGGAGGCGACCGGCCTCGACTTCACCTTCTTCGAATGGACCGTCGCCGCCCTCCCCGTGGTGCTGCCGCTGCTGGTGATCGGCTTTTTCCTCCTGGGAAGGTTTTTCCCCCGGGATATCGACAGCATCGCCCCGGGGATCACCTTTCTCAACAGGCAGCGCCTCGAAATGGGGCGCATGAGCTACAACGAGAAGATCGTCGCCGTCATCATGCTTCTGACCCTCTTCGGCTGGGTCTTTCTCGGCAAACGCTACGGCCTGGCCAACATCGCCATTCTCGCCGTGGCGGCACTCTTCGTCTTCAAGGTCGTCACCTGGCAGGCCATCGAGGAGTACGTCAACTGGGGGGTGATCCTGATGTACGGCGGCGCCATCACCCTGGCCTCGGCGCTGGAGAAGAGCGGCGCAGCCCGCTGGCTTGCCGAGGAAGGACTCGCCGGCTGGCTCCACTCCCCCTTCATGGTGGTGGCGATTTTTTCCCTTCTCTCGCTCCTTCTCACCGAATGCATCAGCAACGCCGCGGTGATCGCCATCCTCATGCCCATCGGCATGAGCCTGCAGCAGAGCATGGGGATCGACCCGCGCGTCATGACCCTGACCATTGCCCTGCCGGCCGGCCTCGCCTTCTGTCTCCCCATGGGCACTCCGGCCAACGCCATCGTCTTCTCGTCGGGGTATCTAAAAACTCGGGAGATGATCGTCCCGGGGATGATCGTCATGGCCATCGCCTGGCTCCTCTTTCTCGGCTCGGCCTGGCTTGTCTGGCCCCTGATCGGACTGCACATCTGA
- a CDS encoding phosphoadenylyl-sulfate reductase → MNKPTPRNLPQLPGGAGAEEILRAGLEAAGGPVALASSFGIEDVVVIDLIRELQLPVSIFALDTGRLPEETYQTAEAVAQRYGVRIDWYFPERSAVEELERDKGLFSFRNSLEDRHQCCAIRKVEPLQRALAGLSGWVTGMRAEQSVTRSVLAPLEIDFPHGGIVKINPLAAWSEAEVWAYAEKKRLPVNPLHKQGYPSIGCAPCTRAVQPGESTRAGRWWWEDPEHRECGLHRK, encoded by the coding sequence ATGAACAAACCGACTCCAAGAAATCTTCCGCAACTCCCCGGCGGCGCCGGTGCCGAAGAGATCCTCCGCGCCGGCCTCGAGGCCGCGGGCGGACCCGTCGCCCTCGCCTCCTCCTTCGGCATCGAGGATGTGGTCGTCATCGACCTGATCCGGGAGCTGCAGCTGCCGGTGTCCATCTTCGCCCTCGACACCGGCCGCCTCCCCGAGGAGACCTACCAGACCGCCGAGGCGGTGGCACAGCGCTACGGAGTGCGGATCGACTGGTACTTTCCCGAGCGCTCCGCCGTGGAAGAGCTGGAGAGGGACAAGGGACTCTTCTCCTTCCGCAACAGCCTCGAAGACCGCCATCAGTGCTGCGCCATCCGCAAGGTCGAGCCGCTGCAACGGGCCCTGGCCGGACTCTCCGGGTGGGTCACCGGGATGCGCGCCGAACAGAGCGTGACCCGCAGCGTCCTGGCGCCCCTGGAGATCGACTTCCCCCACGGGGGGATCGTCAAGATCAACCCCCTGGCCGCCTGGAGCGAAGCCGAGGTCTGGGCCTACGCCGAGAAGAAAAGACTGCCGGTCAACCCCCTGCATAAACAGGGGTATCCGTCCATCGGCTGCGCCCCCTGCACCCGCGCCGTCCAGCCGGGGGAATCGACCCGGGCCGGGCGCTGGTGGTGGGAAGACCCGGAGCACAGGGAGTGCGGGCTGCACCGCAAATAA
- the cysD gene encoding sulfate adenylyltransferase subunit CysD: MKTKMTHLRQLEAESIHIMREVAAEFENPVMLYSIGKDSAVMLHLARKAFYPSPPPFPLLHVDTTWKFREMIAFRDRMAAECGFDLLIHTNREGVDSGITPFSHGSSVYTDIMKTEGLKQALDKYKFDAAFGGARRDEEKSRAKERIFSFRSTSHRWDPKYQRPELWNIYNARVRPGESIRTFPLSNWTELDIWQYIYLEKIPIVPLYFAAVRPVVERDGMLIMVDDQRLELRPGEEVQMKSVRFRTLGCYPLTAAVESTAATLPEIIQEMLLTRTSERQGRLIDHDQAGSMEKKKQEGYF; this comes from the coding sequence ATGAAGACAAAAATGACTCACCTGCGCCAGCTCGAGGCGGAAAGCATCCACATCATGCGCGAGGTGGCCGCCGAGTTCGAAAACCCGGTGATGCTCTACTCCATCGGCAAGGACTCCGCCGTCATGCTCCACCTGGCGCGCAAGGCCTTCTATCCGTCGCCCCCTCCTTTTCCCCTGCTGCACGTGGACACCACCTGGAAATTCCGGGAGATGATCGCGTTTCGCGACCGCATGGCGGCCGAGTGCGGCTTCGACCTCCTCATCCACACCAACCGGGAGGGGGTCGACAGCGGCATCACCCCCTTCAGCCACGGTTCGTCCGTCTACACCGACATCATGAAGACCGAGGGGCTCAAGCAGGCCCTCGACAAGTACAAGTTCGACGCCGCCTTCGGCGGGGCGCGGCGCGACGAGGAGAAATCCCGGGCCAAGGAGCGGATCTTCTCCTTCCGCAGCACCAGTCACCGCTGGGATCCCAAGTACCAGCGCCCCGAGCTGTGGAACATCTACAACGCCCGCGTCCGCCCCGGGGAGAGCATCCGCACCTTTCCCCTTTCCAACTGGACCGAGCTCGACATCTGGCAGTACATCTATCTCGAAAAAATCCCCATCGTCCCCCTCTACTTCGCGGCGGTGCGGCCGGTGGTGGAACGGGACGGGATGCTGATCATGGTCGACGACCAGCGGCTCGAGCTGCGCCCCGGCGAGGAGGTGCAGATGAAATCGGTGCGCTTCCGCACCCTCGGGTGCTACCCCCTCACCGCCGCCGTCGAGTCGACGGCCGCCACCTTGCCGGAGATTATCCAGGAGATGCTCCTCACCCGCACCTCCGAGCGTCAGGGGCGCCTCATCGACCACGACCAGGCCGGGTCCATGGAGAAGAAAAAGCAGGAGGGATATTTCTAA
- the cysN gene encoding sulfate adenylyltransferase subunit CysN, giving the protein MAHQSELIAEDILAYLKSQEEKTMLRFITCGSVDDGKSTLIGRLLWDSKMVFEDQLAALAADSKRVGTQGEKIDYALLLDGLQAEREQGITIDVAYRFFSTDRRKFIVADTPGHEQYTRNMVTGASTAQVAVILIDARKGVLTQSRRHSYLVSLVGIRQVVLAINKMDLVDYSQERFEEIRREYEHFAASLGFDAIAAIPISALEGDNVLTRSDRTPWYAGPTLMEHLDTVPIADADAGKPFRLRVQWVNRPNLDFRGFCGTIASGSISAGETVIVSASGQTSRVARIVTMDGDLEKAGAGQAVTLTLADEIDISRGDLLATPDARPCQSDRFEAKVVWMHEEPLHLGRSYLIKAGATTAPVTVSALRFKVNVNTLEEEPGETLSLNEVGACTLTAGRTIPFDPYGENRGTGNFILIDRLSNATVGAGMIEAPLQKAVTLAWPTLTVDKDARSGLKGQTPKVLWFAGRPSAGKSTVAALVEKRLLSLGKHTYLLDGDTLRQGLNADLGASGSEEEEIRRRIVEVARILADAGLIVLASDSGRGSQIARERFAPGEFSEIFIDTAADVCASRSGGVNLPYKPPEAPDFTVDGADAPEEIALTLVRLIFGEPPSCII; this is encoded by the coding sequence ATGGCTCACCAATCCGAACTGATCGCCGAAGACATCCTCGCCTATCTGAAGAGCCAGGAAGAGAAAACAATGCTGCGCTTCATCACCTGCGGCAGCGTCGACGACGGCAAAAGCACCCTGATCGGCCGCCTCCTCTGGGATTCGAAGATGGTCTTCGAGGACCAGCTCGCCGCCCTTGCCGCCGACAGCAAGAGGGTCGGAACTCAAGGGGAGAAGATCGATTACGCCCTCCTCCTCGACGGCCTGCAGGCCGAGCGGGAGCAGGGAATCACCATCGACGTCGCCTACCGCTTCTTCTCCACCGACAGGCGCAAGTTCATCGTCGCCGACACCCCGGGGCACGAGCAGTACACCCGCAACATGGTCACCGGGGCGTCGACCGCCCAGGTGGCGGTCATCCTCATCGACGCCCGCAAGGGGGTCCTCACCCAGAGCCGCCGCCACAGTTATCTCGTCTCGCTGGTCGGCATCCGTCAGGTGGTCCTGGCGATCAACAAGATGGACCTCGTCGACTACAGTCAGGAGCGATTCGAAGAGATCCGCCGGGAGTACGAACACTTCGCCGCAAGCCTCGGTTTCGACGCCATCGCCGCCATCCCGATCTCGGCCCTCGAGGGGGACAACGTCCTGACCCGCAGCGATCGCACCCCCTGGTACGCCGGACCGACGCTCATGGAGCACCTCGATACCGTGCCGATCGCCGATGCCGACGCCGGCAAGCCGTTTCGCCTGCGGGTGCAGTGGGTCAACCGCCCGAATCTCGACTTCCGCGGTTTCTGCGGCACCATCGCCTCGGGATCGATTTCCGCCGGCGAGACGGTGATCGTTTCCGCCTCGGGACAGACCTCGCGCGTAGCACGGATCGTCACCATGGACGGCGACCTCGAAAAGGCCGGAGCCGGTCAGGCGGTGACCCTGACCCTGGCCGACGAAATCGACATCAGTCGCGGCGACCTCCTCGCCACCCCCGACGCCCGCCCCTGTCAGAGCGACCGGTTCGAGGCGAAGGTGGTCTGGATGCACGAGGAACCCCTGCACCTCGGACGCAGCTACCTGATCAAGGCCGGCGCCACCACCGCCCCGGTAACGGTCAGCGCCCTGCGCTTCAAGGTCAACGTCAACACCCTGGAGGAGGAACCCGGCGAGACCCTCTCCCTCAACGAGGTGGGCGCCTGCACCCTCACCGCCGGCAGGACGATCCCCTTCGACCCTTACGGCGAAAACCGCGGCACCGGCAATTTCATCCTCATCGACCGGCTGAGCAACGCCACCGTCGGCGCCGGGATGATCGAGGCGCCGCTCCAGAAGGCGGTTACCCTTGCCTGGCCGACCCTCACCGTGGACAAGGACGCCCGCTCCGGGCTCAAGGGGCAGACGCCGAAGGTTCTCTGGTTTGCCGGCCGCCCTTCGGCCGGGAAGTCGACCGTCGCCGCCCTGGTGGAGAAGAGGCTCCTTTCCCTCGGCAAGCACACCTACCTCCTCGACGGCGACACCCTGCGCCAGGGCCTCAACGCCGATCTCGGCGCCTCGGGGTCCGAGGAGGAGGAAATCCGCCGCCGCATCGTCGAAGTGGCGCGGATTCTCGCCGATGCCGGGCTCATCGTCCTGGCATCCGATTCCGGCCGTGGCTCGCAAATCGCCCGGGAACGCTTCGCTCCGGGGGAGTTCAGCGAAATTTTCATCGACACCGCCGCCGACGTTTGTGCCTCCCGCTCCGGGGGGGTCAATTTGCCCTACAAGCCTCCGGAGGCCCCGGACTTCACCGTCGACGGCGCCGACGCCCCCGAGGAGATCGCCCTGACCCTCGTGCGCCTGATCTTCGGAGAGCCGCCAAGCTGCATCATCTGA
- the cysK gene encoding cysteine synthase A has product MSRIFQDNSLSIGGTPLVRLHRMVPAGGATVLAKIEGRNPAYSVKCRIGAAMVWDAEERGLLKPGMEIVEPTSGNTGIALAFVAAARGIPITLTMPETMSLERRKVLKAFGANLVLTPGNRGMTGAIVEAETMAASDPQRYLLMHQFKNPANPAIHERTTGPEIWDDTGGAVDLLVSGVGTGGTITGVSRYLKKTRGKQILSVAVEPSDSPVISQKLAGAELTPGPHKIQGIGAGFIPDTLDLSLIDRVEQVGNDEAIEFARRLAKEEGIIAGISSGAAVAAALRLAVLPEFKGKTIVVILPDSGERYLSSVLYEGLL; this is encoded by the coding sequence ATGAGCAGAATTTTTCAGGACAACAGCCTCTCCATCGGCGGCACGCCGCTGGTTCGCCTCCACCGCATGGTCCCCGCCGGGGGAGCCACGGTCCTTGCCAAGATCGAGGGGCGCAATCCCGCCTACTCGGTCAAGTGCCGCATCGGCGCGGCGATGGTCTGGGACGCCGAGGAGAGGGGCCTCCTGAAGCCCGGCATGGAGATCGTCGAACCGACAAGCGGCAACACCGGGATCGCCCTGGCCTTCGTCGCCGCAGCCCGCGGCATCCCCATCACCCTGACGATGCCGGAAACCATGAGCCTCGAGCGCCGCAAGGTCCTCAAGGCCTTCGGCGCCAACCTGGTCTTGACCCCCGGCAACCGCGGCATGACCGGGGCGATTGTCGAAGCCGAGACGATGGCCGCCTCCGACCCGCAGCGCTATCTCCTCATGCACCAGTTCAAAAATCCCGCCAACCCGGCGATCCACGAGAGGACCACCGGCCCGGAGATCTGGGATGACACCGGCGGCGCCGTCGATCTCCTCGTCTCCGGGGTCGGCACCGGCGGCACCATCACCGGCGTCTCCCGCTACCTGAAAAAGACCCGGGGGAAACAGATTCTTTCGGTGGCGGTGGAACCGTCCGATTCGCCGGTCATCAGCCAGAAGCTCGCCGGGGCCGAACTGACCCCCGGTCCCCACAAGATTCAGGGGATCGGCGCCGGGTTTATCCCCGACACCCTCGACCTCTCCCTGATCGACCGGGTCGAGCAGGTCGGCAACGACGAGGCGATCGAGTTCGCCCGGCGCCTGGCCAAAGAGGAGGGGATCATCGCCGGCATCTCCAGCGGCGCCGCCGTCGCCGCGGCGCTGCGACTGGCGGTCCTCCCCGAATTCAAGGGAAAGACCATCGTCGTCATCCTCCCCGACTCCGGCGAGCGCTACCTGAGCAGTGTCCTCTACGAGGGGCTGTTGTAA
- a CDS encoding PLP-dependent aspartate aminotransferase family protein: MTLESKLVQLGVGCDERTGAISVPIYPSATYRHPAVGESTGYDYTRSGNPTRQILEEGLAELEGGSRALAFSSGMAALTTLFLHFSSGDHLVVSQDLYGGTYRVLEQVFAKLGLCAAYVDTSDTAAVEAAFTPATKALLVETPGNPLLGVADIAALSELCRQRGLLLIVDNTFLTPILQRPLALGADVVIHSGTKYLSGHNDLCSGVLIAREPELGERLYFLQNSTGAVLSPQDCWLLIRSLKTLALRMERHCRNALQVASWLQAHPRVAAVYYPGLPEHPGHLLSRRQAQGFGGMLSFRVESPDLARQVLKRLQLISFAESLGGVESLMTLPAVQTHGDIPEAERLRLGICESLLRLSVGIESSEDILADLEQALA; encoded by the coding sequence CTGACCCTGGAAAGCAAACTGGTGCAGCTCGGCGTCGGCTGCGACGAGCGGACCGGCGCCATCAGCGTGCCGATCTACCCGAGCGCCACCTACCGTCACCCGGCCGTCGGCGAGAGCACCGGCTACGACTACACCCGCTCCGGCAACCCGACGCGGCAGATCCTCGAGGAAGGGCTGGCCGAGCTCGAAGGGGGGAGCCGCGCCCTGGCCTTCTCTTCGGGGATGGCGGCTCTGACGACGCTCTTTCTCCACTTCTCCAGCGGCGACCACCTCGTCGTCTCCCAGGACCTCTACGGCGGCACCTACAGGGTTCTCGAACAGGTCTTTGCCAAGCTCGGCCTTTGCGCCGCCTATGTGGACACCAGCGACACCGCCGCGGTGGAAGCGGCCTTCACGCCGGCAACGAAGGCGCTGCTCGTGGAGACCCCCGGCAATCCCCTCCTCGGCGTCGCCGACATCGCCGCCCTCTCGGAGCTCTGCCGGCAACGGGGCCTGCTCCTCATCGTCGACAACACGTTTCTCACCCCGATCCTGCAGCGCCCCCTCGCCCTGGGAGCCGACGTAGTGATTCACTCGGGAACCAAATACCTGAGCGGCCACAACGACCTCTGCTCCGGTGTGCTCATCGCCCGGGAGCCCGAGCTCGGCGAGCGCCTCTACTTCCTGCAGAACTCCACCGGCGCCGTCCTCTCCCCCCAGGACTGCTGGCTGCTCATCCGCAGCCTCAAGACCCTGGCGCTGCGCATGGAGCGCCATTGTCGGAACGCCCTGCAGGTCGCCTCCTGGCTGCAGGCGCACCCCCGGGTCGCCGCCGTCTACTACCCGGGGCTGCCGGAGCACCCGGGGCACCTCCTTTCCCGGCGGCAGGCCCAGGGCTTCGGCGGCATGCTCTCCTTCCGCGTCGAGTCCCCGGACCTGGCGCGCCAGGTCCTGAAACGGCTGCAGCTCATCTCCTTTGCCGAGAGCCTCGGCGGCGTCGAGTCGCTGATGACCCTGCCGGCGGTGCAGACCCACGGCGACATCCCCGAGGCGGAACGCCTGCGCCTCGGAATCTGCGAGAGCCTGCTGCGCCTATCGGTGGGAATCGAATCGTCCGAAGACATCCTCGCCGATCTCGAACAGGCCCTCGCCTGA